One genomic segment of Triticum dicoccoides isolate Atlit2015 ecotype Zavitan unplaced genomic scaffold, WEW_v2.0 scaffold31534, whole genome shotgun sequence includes these proteins:
- the LOC119345855 gene encoding LRR receptor-like serine/threonine-protein kinase GSO1, producing MRRPTQAHLAGTAVLFLLAAAISATTVAVVNSEADALLAWKASLVNATALSNWTRATPVCGWVGVLCNINGLIRELNLPGLGLSGELDTLDTVALPELATLILWRNNLGGPIPASISQLHSLEHLNLGGNGFNGSIPPQLGDMPSLAFIYLYENNLVGEIPRQLCNLLSVRSLDMFHNRLTGELPNCWCNLQSLWYLRLSNNRLTGELPDCWWSLQALQFLFLSNNNFSGEIPAAKASHNCSLASLSLANNAFAGALPLLEGCDSLAILDLSSNMFNNTIPPQLSGMRSLTDLRLYNNNLVGNIPHQLCRHLSIQILDLSNNRLTGDLPDCWCNFQALMFMDLSNNRLNGKLPDCWWNLETLIFMDLSNNSFSSKIPAAVASHNCSLRSLYLAGNGFIGAFPPVLEGCNSLDTLDMGNNKFFGVVPPWIGTHIPLLRILSLKSNNFTGEIPLELSRLSELQLLDISNNSLTGSIPLGFGSLTSMKHPQNLSTTELPNEWKYYDRIDIIWKGHEQKFGKAIQLLTGIDLSGNLLSRCIPEELANLQGIQFLNLSRNHLSCSIPENIGSLTFLESLDLSSNGLTGAIPSSISSVPWLTTLNVSNNLLSGKIPTGNQLRTLTDPSIYSNNSGLCGFPLNISCTNTSLAPDERNGEEEDHWMYYCVIAGIVSGLWLWFGMLFTVKSLRCGFLSFVDGMQCKIMKKL from the coding sequence ATGAGAAGACCAACCCAAGCGCATCTCGCCGGCACTGCCGTGCTCTTCCTACTGGCGGCCGCCATCTCCGCGACAACTGTTGCCGTGGTGAACTCGGAGGCCGATGCCCTTCTAGCATGGAAGGCCAGCCTCGTCAACGCGACCGCGCTATCTAACTGGACCCGGGCCACGCCGGTCTGTGGTTGGGTAGGCGTGTTGTGCAACATCAATGGCCTGATCAGGGAGCTAAATCTCCCGGGACTCGGTCTCTCGGGCGAGCTCGACACGCTTGACACTGTGGCGCTTCCGGAGCTTGCCACTCTGATCCTTTGGAGGAACAACCTCGGAGGCCCCATCCCAGCCAGCATATCACAGCTGCACTCCCTCGAACATCTCAACCTCGGCGGCAACGGGTTCAACGGCTCCATCCCGCCGCAGCTTGGTGACATGCCCAGCCTCGCCTTCATCTATCTCTACGAGAACAATCTCGTTGGTGAGATCCCGCGCCAGCTCTGCAACCTTCTCTCCGTCCGGTCACTAGACATGTTCCACAACCGTCTCACCGGGGAGCTCCCGAACTGCTGGTGCAACCTCCAGTCTCTGTGGTACCTGCGCCTGTCGAACAATCGGCTCACCGGGGAGCTCCCGGACTGCTGGTGGAGCCTACAGGCTCTGCAGTTCTTGTTCCTGTCCAACAACAACTTCTCAGGTGAAATCCCGGcggctaaggcaagccacaactgcTCTCTCGCGTCACTATCTCTTGCCAATAATGCCTTTGCTGGAGCCCTCCCACTCCTAGAGGGTTGCGACTCGCTCGCTATCCTCGACCTCAGCAGCAATATGTTTAACAACACCATTCCGCCGCAGCTCAGTGGCATGCGCAGCCTCACCGACCTCCGGCTCTACAATAACAACCTCGTCGGGAACATCCCGCACCAGCTCTGCAGGCACCTCTCCATCCAGATACTGGACCTGTCAAACAACCGGCTCACTGGGGATCTCCCGGACTGCTGGTGCAACTTTCAGGCTCTGATGTTCATGGACCTATCAAACAACCGTCTCAACGGTAAGCTCCCGGACTGCTGGTGGAACCTGGAGACTCTGATTTTCATGGATCTATCCAACAACTCCTTCTCAAGTAAAATTCCCGCAGCTGTGGCAAGCCACAACTGCTCTCTTAGGTCTCTTTACCTTGCCGGAAATGGCTTCATTGGTGCCTTCCCGCCTGTTCTAGAGGGTTGCAACTCGCTGGACACCTTGGACATGGGGAATAACAAGTTCTTTGGTGTTGTCCCTCCATGGATCGGGACTCACATCCCATTGTTGAGAATCCTTAGCCTCAAATCAAACAATTTCACTGGAGAAATTCCTCTAGAGTTATCACGCCTTTCAGAACTTCAGCTGTTGGACATTTCAAACAATAGCTTGACCGGCTCGATTCCGCTAGGCTTCGGCAGCTTGACCTCCATGAAGCATCCACAAAATCTATCGACTACGGAACTGCCCAACGAGTGGAAATACTATGATAGAATCGACATAATCTGGAAGGGCCATGAGCAGAAATTTGGAAAAGCGATCCAGTTATTAACCGGTATCGATTTGTCGGGCAATTTGTTGTCTCGGTGCATTCCTGAAGAGCTAGCCAACCTTCAGGGCATCCAATTTCTAAATCTGTCGAGAAACCATCTATCATGTAGCATTCCTGAAAACATTGGTAGTTTGACTTTTCTTGAGTCCCTTGATCTATCATCTAATGGACTTACAGGAGCCATTCCGTCGAGCATCTCGAGCGTACCGTGGCTCACCACGTTGAATGTCTCGAACAATCTTTTATCGGGCAAGATACCCACCGGGAATCAGCTTCGGACCCTGACTGACCCATCAATTTACTCCAACAATTCTGGGCTCTGTGGATTTCCTCTAAACATTTCATGTACGAATACTTCGCTTGCACCAGATGAGAGAAATGGTGAAGAGGAGGACCACTGGATGTACTACTGTGTGATTGCTGGGATTGTGTCTGGTCTCTGGTTGTGGTTTGGGATGCTCTTTACAGTTAAGTCCTTGAGATGTGGTTTTCTTTCCTTTGTTGACGGCATGCAATGTAAAATTATGAAAAAGTTGTGA